One window of the Amycolatopsis mediterranei genome contains the following:
- a CDS encoding nitroreductase family deazaflavin-dependent oxidoreductase: protein MNRVLRGVFRAPVRLYDRGLGWVLGRRFLCLTHLGRRSGRMYRTVLEVVGTNDDEYVVVAGLGAGADWFRNIQARPPVEVIVGRCRFPAEHRVLGEDEAVAVIAGYEHRNRLAGPLVRFALGKLLGWRYDGSDLARRRMAIQLPLVGLRPRS, encoded by the coding sequence GTGAACCGGGTCCTGCGTGGGGTTTTTCGCGCGCCGGTGCGGCTTTACGACCGCGGGCTCGGCTGGGTACTCGGCCGCCGGTTCCTCTGCCTGACCCATCTCGGACGACGCTCCGGGCGGATGTACCGGACTGTCCTCGAAGTCGTCGGCACGAACGACGACGAGTACGTCGTGGTCGCCGGCCTCGGTGCGGGAGCGGACTGGTTCCGGAACATCCAGGCCCGGCCCCCGGTCGAGGTGATCGTCGGACGGTGCCGGTTCCCGGCCGAACACCGCGTCCTGGGCGAAGACGAGGCCGTCGCGGTCATCGCCGGTTACGAACACCGCAACCGCCTGGCCGGGCCGCTGGTGCGGTTCGCGCTGGGAAAGCTGCTGGGGTGGCGCTACGACGGCAGCGATCTCGCCCGCCGCCGGATGGCGATCCAGCTGCCGCTGGTCGGGCTGCGGCCGCGATCGTAA
- a CDS encoding sensor histidine kinase, translating to MIRRLSLRWRVAAAFGVGLALVMTVLAVATWNLTTGYMLDQREQSVTRQSEVNVRLVDAALADDSEGLEELLTGLATGPDSSILLSRPAGWLTSGRQIDPAIVPTGLLGQARTGVAARQRFFASGIPVLGVATPVGGDGSVYVELYPLVELDRAFRYLSTLLITGTVMAALFGVGLGAWTARRALRPLTALTAAASRVARGDLSARLPDQADPDLAPLATSFNTTAGQLEQRVRRDARFASDVSHELRSPLTTMVNVSEVLERRQDAMPETAQRALRLLRSELRRFQRMVVDLLEISRADQDEGTGSVELVDLGELVRNVIDSRPPSDVRLEIDTDPLLVSADRRRIDRVVANLLDNADHYGGGAVAVTVERRGDRARIVVDDTGSGVPPALRERIFERFARGLHAARRDQYTGSGLGLAIVADHVHRHDGHVWVEDRPGGGARFVVELPEATG from the coding sequence ATGATCCGGCGGCTTTCGCTGCGCTGGCGGGTCGCGGCCGCGTTCGGTGTCGGCCTGGCGCTGGTGATGACCGTGCTGGCGGTGGCGACCTGGAACCTCACGACCGGCTACATGCTCGACCAGCGCGAGCAGAGCGTCACCCGTCAGTCCGAGGTCAACGTCCGGCTCGTCGACGCCGCACTGGCCGACGACTCGGAAGGACTCGAAGAGCTGCTCACCGGCCTGGCCACCGGGCCCGACTCGTCCATCCTGCTGTCCCGGCCCGCCGGCTGGCTCACCAGCGGCCGGCAGATCGATCCCGCGATCGTGCCCACCGGGCTGCTCGGCCAGGCCAGGACCGGGGTAGCGGCCCGCCAGCGGTTCTTCGCGAGCGGGATCCCGGTGCTCGGGGTGGCCACTCCGGTCGGCGGTGACGGCAGCGTCTATGTCGAGCTCTACCCCCTCGTCGAGCTGGACCGCGCGTTCCGCTATCTCAGCACCCTCCTCATCACCGGCACTGTCATGGCAGCACTCTTCGGCGTCGGCCTCGGCGCCTGGACCGCCCGCCGGGCGCTCCGCCCGCTGACCGCGCTCACGGCGGCCGCGTCCCGCGTCGCGCGGGGCGACCTCTCGGCCCGCCTGCCCGATCAGGCCGACCCGGACCTCGCCCCGCTGGCCACCAGCTTCAACACGACCGCCGGGCAGCTCGAGCAGCGGGTCCGCCGGGACGCCCGGTTCGCCTCCGACGTCAGTCACGAGCTGCGCTCTCCCTTGACGACCATGGTCAACGTCAGCGAGGTACTGGAACGCCGCCAGGACGCCATGCCGGAAACCGCACAACGGGCCCTGCGGCTGCTGCGGTCGGAACTGCGGCGGTTCCAGCGGATGGTCGTCGACCTGCTGGAGATCTCGAGAGCCGACCAGGACGAGGGCACCGGCTCGGTCGAGCTGGTCGACCTCGGTGAGCTCGTCCGCAACGTCATCGACAGCCGTCCACCGTCCGACGTCCGGCTCGAGATCGACACGGACCCGCTTCTCGTCTCCGCCGATCGCCGCCGGATCGACCGCGTCGTCGCCAACTTGCTCGACAACGCCGACCACTACGGCGGCGGCGCGGTCGCGGTCACCGTCGAGCGCCGCGGTGACCGGGCCCGGATCGTCGTCGACGACACCGGCAGCGGCGTCCCGCCGGCTCTGCGCGAACGCATCTTCGAACGGTTCGCCCGCGGCCTGCACGCCGCCCGCCGCGACCAGTACACCGGCAGCGGACTCGGCCTGGCCATCGTCGCCGACCACGTTCACCGCCACGACGGCCACGTCTGGGTCGAGGATCGCCCCGGCGGGGGCGCCCGCTTCGTCGTCGAACTGCCGGAGGCCACGGGATGA
- a CDS encoding cation:proton antiporter yields the protein MDRIESFGLTLVVVAVVVTLALLSNRVSARLRVPAPAFFLVAAAVASDLVPSLRQVSLGAVEDVVTVALVVILFDGGMAIGARRLRDVLGTVLSVGVLGTFLTAGLLACAAHLLFGLPWLVALLLGAALAPTDPAVVFSVLGNREVTGRAGTIIQGESGANDPVGIALLLSLLTIAPGDGFGGASADVLGQFAGEMGIGAAVGLAGGWGLRWLLRRVGMPSEGLYPLRTLALSFLLYGAATVAHGSGFLAVFVAGVLVGDVAAPFKREIERFHSSLASLAEIVAFVVLGLTVSVSALVTTDAWWIGLVLAVVLTFVVRPLVVGPLLLRTRMPRGEKVFVLWSGLKGAVPILLGTYILAADQAQDVLVYEVIFVVVLFSVLVQGGLMPLVASRCAVRMREVEPQPWAVGVRVREEPGGARRLRVGPEAPAVGKSVKDLHLGDEMWISLVVRDGRPLRVRADLELESGDEVLVLTDPDCERDPTTIFTNGA from the coding sequence GTGGACCGCATCGAGTCGTTCGGATTGACGCTCGTGGTCGTGGCCGTGGTCGTCACGCTGGCGTTGCTGTCCAACCGGGTCAGCGCCCGGCTGCGGGTTCCGGCGCCGGCGTTCTTCCTGGTCGCCGCTGCGGTGGCGTCGGATCTGGTGCCCTCGCTGCGGCAGGTGTCGCTCGGCGCGGTGGAGGACGTCGTCACCGTCGCGCTGGTGGTGATCCTGTTCGACGGCGGGATGGCGATCGGGGCCCGCCGGTTGCGCGACGTGCTCGGGACCGTGCTGTCGGTCGGTGTGCTCGGAACCTTCCTCACCGCGGGGCTGCTGGCGTGTGCGGCGCACCTGCTGTTCGGTCTGCCGTGGCTGGTGGCGCTGCTGCTGGGTGCCGCGCTGGCGCCCACCGATCCGGCGGTGGTGTTCTCCGTGCTCGGCAACCGGGAGGTCACCGGCCGGGCGGGCACGATCATCCAGGGTGAATCCGGCGCGAACGACCCGGTCGGGATCGCGTTGCTCCTGAGCCTGCTGACCATCGCGCCGGGTGACGGGTTCGGCGGGGCGTCGGCTGACGTGCTGGGGCAGTTCGCCGGGGAAATGGGCATCGGCGCGGCGGTCGGGCTGGCCGGCGGATGGGGGTTGCGATGGCTGCTTCGCCGGGTCGGGATGCCGTCCGAAGGGCTTTACCCGCTGCGGACGCTGGCGCTTTCGTTCCTGCTCTACGGCGCCGCGACGGTCGCACATGGGTCGGGTTTCCTGGCGGTCTTCGTGGCGGGGGTGCTCGTCGGTGATGTGGCGGCGCCGTTCAAGCGGGAGATCGAGCGGTTTCACTCCTCGCTGGCCAGCCTGGCCGAGATCGTGGCGTTCGTGGTGCTGGGTCTGACCGTGTCGGTGTCGGCGCTGGTGACCACCGACGCCTGGTGGATCGGGCTGGTACTGGCCGTGGTCCTCACCTTCGTCGTGCGGCCGCTCGTCGTCGGGCCGTTGCTGCTGCGCACCCGGATGCCGCGGGGCGAGAAGGTGTTCGTGCTCTGGTCCGGGCTCAAGGGAGCCGTGCCGATCCTGCTCGGCACGTACATCCTGGCCGCCGACCAGGCGCAGGATGTGCTCGTCTACGAGGTCATTTTCGTGGTCGTGCTGTTCTCGGTCCTGGTGCAGGGCGGCCTGATGCCGCTGGTGGCGTCCCGCTGCGCGGTGCGGATGCGGGAGGTCGAGCCGCAGCCGTGGGCCGTGGGAGTGCGGGTGCGCGAAGAGCCCGGGGGAGCACGGCGGCTGCGGGTCGGACCTGAGGCGCCGGCGGTGGGCAAGTCCGTGAAAGACCTGCACCTCGGCGACGAAATGTGGATCAGTCTGGTAGTCCGTGACGGCCGGCCCCTGCGGGTGCGCGCGGATCTGGAACTCGAATCCGGGGACGAGGTCCTGGTGCTCACCGACCCGGACTGCGAGCGGGATCCGACGACCATCTTCACGAACGGGGCCTGA
- the ctaD gene encoding cytochrome c oxidase subunit I has product MTRTRPLETRLAPEPVRRPRASLGSSLLRLISTTDHKDIGIMYVSTTFAFFLIGGVLAMLMRAELAQPGMQVVSAEQYNQLVTVHGTIMLLLYATPNALGFANYLVPLQIGAPDVAFPRLNALSYWLFLFGGLMVIGGFLTPGGAADFGWTAYAPLHNAVNSPGVGADLWATGLILSGIGTILATVNIVTTIVCLRAPGMVMWRMPLFTWNILFTSFLILGAFPILTAALFGMLADRHLGAHVFDPANGGAVLWQHLFWFFGHPEVYIVALPYFGIVSEIFPVFSRKPLFGYKALVWATISIMGLSFSVWAHHMFATGAVLLPFFSLTSFLIAVPTGIKFFNWIGTMWHGKITMRTPMIFSFGFLVTFLLGGLTGVILASPPLDFQTHDSYFVVAHLHYVLFGTIVFSTFAGIYFWFPKAFGRMLDERLGRWHFWLTFIGFNLTFLVQHWLGAMGMPRRIADYHPTDGFTTLNVVSSVGAFTLGVSMLPFLWNVVRSYRYGDPVRVDDPWGYGNSLEWATTCPPPRHNFHELPRIRNERPAFELHYPDEVERMKTDRYVHWFSKGSGK; this is encoded by the coding sequence ATGACCCGTACCCGCCCCCTCGAGACCAGGCTCGCGCCGGAACCGGTCCGCCGGCCACGTGCGTCACTCGGGTCGTCGCTGCTGCGCCTGATCAGCACGACCGACCACAAAGACATCGGCATCATGTACGTGTCCACCACGTTCGCCTTCTTCCTGATCGGCGGCGTCCTGGCCATGCTGATGCGGGCTGAGCTCGCTCAGCCGGGCATGCAGGTGGTGTCGGCCGAGCAGTACAACCAGCTCGTCACCGTCCACGGGACGATCATGCTGCTGCTGTACGCGACGCCGAACGCGCTCGGGTTCGCCAACTACCTCGTCCCGCTGCAGATCGGCGCGCCTGACGTGGCGTTTCCCCGGCTCAACGCTCTCTCGTACTGGCTGTTCCTCTTCGGCGGCCTCATGGTGATCGGCGGATTCCTGACCCCGGGCGGCGCCGCGGACTTCGGCTGGACCGCCTACGCACCCCTGCACAACGCCGTGAACAGCCCGGGTGTCGGCGCCGACCTTTGGGCGACGGGGCTCATCCTCTCCGGAATCGGGACCATCCTCGCCACGGTCAACATCGTCACGACGATCGTCTGCCTGCGGGCACCCGGCATGGTCATGTGGCGGATGCCGCTGTTCACCTGGAACATCCTGTTCACCAGCTTCCTGATCCTGGGGGCGTTCCCGATCCTCACCGCGGCACTGTTCGGCATGCTGGCCGACCGCCACCTCGGTGCACACGTGTTCGACCCGGCCAACGGCGGCGCAGTCCTGTGGCAGCACCTGTTCTGGTTCTTCGGCCACCCCGAGGTCTACATCGTCGCCCTGCCCTACTTCGGCATCGTGAGCGAGATCTTCCCGGTGTTCAGCCGCAAACCGCTCTTCGGGTACAAAGCACTCGTCTGGGCGACAATCTCGATCATGGGTCTCTCGTTCTCCGTCTGGGCCCACCACATGTTCGCCACCGGCGCCGTGCTGCTGCCGTTCTTCTCCCTCACCTCCTTCCTCATCGCGGTCCCGACCGGCATCAAGTTCTTCAACTGGATCGGCACCATGTGGCACGGGAAGATCACCATGCGGACCCCCATGATCTTCTCGTTCGGGTTCCTGGTGACCTTCCTGCTCGGCGGGCTGACCGGGGTGATCCTCGCGTCACCGCCACTGGACTTCCAAACCCACGACAGCTACTTCGTCGTCGCCCACCTGCACTACGTCCTGTTCGGCACGATCGTGTTCAGCACCTTCGCCGGCATCTACTTCTGGTTCCCCAAGGCCTTCGGCCGGATGCTGGACGAGCGCCTCGGCCGCTGGCACTTCTGGCTGACGTTCATCGGGTTCAACCTGACCTTCCTCGTCCAGCACTGGCTCGGTGCGATGGGCATGCCGCGCCGCATCGCGGATTACCACCCGACCGACGGATTCACGACGTTGAACGTCGTTTCGTCGGTCGGAGCGTTCACCCTCGGAGTGTCGATGCTGCCGTTCCTGTGGAACGTGGTGCGCAGCTATCGCTACGGCGACCCCGTCCGCGTCGATGACCCATGGGGCTACGGCAACTCACTCGAATGGGCGACCACGTGTCCCCCGCCGCGGCACAACTTCCACGAGCTGCCGCGCATCCGCAACGAGCGTCCGGCCTTCGAGCTGCACTACCCGGACGAAGTCGAGCGGATGAAGACCGACAGGTACGTCCACTGGTTCTCGAAGGGATCGGGCAAGTGA
- a CDS encoding winged helix-turn-helix transcriptional regulator: MTAYRQHCPVATAAEVLGQSWTLLIVRELLHGSSRTGELAEGVPGMSTALLARRLKQLADAGVVTRLPSTGEVRYALTPAGRDLAPVVEHLGYWGRRWLPPPRSGDLKPRLLLLDICRGIDPARLPRERVALHLRFSEVPPPRWWWLVLSPEGASSTESDPRLPTAARIDCTVSALAGVWLGHRMWREALAERAIRFDGTREAVRNTIGWLGRNRFADQPNSFLDELNDEATV, translated from the coding sequence GTGACCGCCTACCGGCAGCACTGCCCGGTGGCCACCGCGGCCGAGGTGCTCGGCCAGTCGTGGACTCTCCTCATCGTCCGGGAACTCCTGCACGGCAGCAGCCGCACCGGCGAACTCGCCGAAGGCGTACCCGGCATGTCCACCGCACTGCTCGCCCGGCGGCTCAAGCAACTCGCCGACGCCGGCGTGGTGACCCGGCTCCCGTCCACTGGTGAAGTTCGCTACGCACTGACCCCGGCCGGCCGCGACCTGGCCCCGGTGGTCGAGCACCTCGGGTACTGGGGCCGCCGCTGGTTGCCACCGCCGCGCAGCGGGGACCTGAAGCCGCGCCTGCTGCTCCTCGACATCTGCCGGGGCATCGACCCGGCCCGGCTCCCCCGCGAACGCGTCGCGCTGCACCTGCGGTTCAGTGAGGTCCCGCCGCCGCGCTGGTGGTGGCTGGTCCTCTCTCCCGAAGGAGCGTCTTCGACCGAGAGCGACCCCCGGCTGCCGACCGCGGCCCGCATCGACTGCACGGTCTCCGCCCTCGCCGGTGTGTGGCTCGGGCACCGGATGTGGCGGGAAGCGCTGGCCGAGCGCGCCATCAGGTTCGACGGCACTCGCGAGGCCGTCCGGAACACGATCGGGTGGCTCGGCCGCAACCGGTTCGCCGATCAGCCTAACTCTTTCCTAGACGAATTGAATGATGAAGCAACAGTTTGA
- a CDS encoding FAD-dependent monooxygenase — MKVVVCGAGITGLALANKLAREDIEVVVLERAPAPREQGYMIDFFGPGFDAAEAMGLLPRIRELGYQVEEASLLDERGRRRAAIRYATFARTMRDRLCGIMRPDLERALREQLPSDVDLRFGAGVTAVDDLGDRVRVTAGEHVVEADVAVGADGVHSAVRRLVFGEDENYLRYMGFHTAAFVLTDPEIAAAVGDRFCLTDSIARQMGFYGLRDGRVAAFAVHRTGDRRLPEDPRSALREEYGSLGWLVPRALRHCPPAEAVYYDQVAQVDMARWSSGRVVLVGDACYAVSLLAGQGASLGVAGAYVLGERLARAVSISDAFSDYELLLRPVVTEKQDVARRSARWFLPATPFQLVVRRTVLRLARLPLLDRYVATVLAGKPTALVADLRRAAAGAAR, encoded by the coding sequence GTGAAGGTCGTGGTGTGCGGAGCCGGGATCACCGGCTTGGCGCTGGCGAACAAGCTGGCCCGCGAAGACATCGAGGTCGTCGTGCTGGAACGGGCGCCGGCTCCCCGGGAACAGGGCTACATGATCGACTTCTTCGGGCCGGGGTTCGACGCCGCCGAGGCGATGGGCTTGTTGCCGCGGATCCGGGAACTGGGCTACCAGGTCGAGGAGGCGAGCTTGCTCGACGAGCGCGGCCGCCGCCGCGCGGCGATCCGGTACGCGACCTTCGCCCGCACGATGCGGGACCGGCTCTGCGGCATCATGCGGCCGGACCTCGAACGGGCACTGCGGGAGCAGCTTCCGTCCGACGTGGACCTGCGGTTCGGCGCAGGCGTCACGGCGGTCGACGACCTCGGCGACCGGGTCCGGGTGACCGCGGGCGAGCACGTGGTCGAGGCGGACGTCGCCGTGGGCGCCGACGGAGTCCATTCGGCCGTCCGGCGGCTGGTGTTCGGCGAAGACGAGAACTACCTGCGATACATGGGCTTCCACACCGCCGCCTTCGTGCTGACCGATCCGGAGATCGCGGCGGCGGTGGGGGACCGGTTCTGCCTGACCGACAGCATCGCCCGACAGATGGGCTTCTACGGGCTCCGCGACGGTCGGGTGGCCGCGTTCGCCGTGCACCGGACCGGCGACCGGCGGCTGCCCGAGGATCCCCGGTCCGCGCTCCGGGAAGAGTACGGCTCGCTGGGGTGGCTGGTGCCCCGTGCGCTGCGGCACTGCCCGCCCGCGGAGGCCGTGTACTACGACCAGGTGGCCCAGGTCGACATGGCGAGGTGGAGCAGCGGGCGGGTCGTGCTCGTGGGCGACGCGTGCTACGCGGTTTCCCTGCTGGCCGGTCAAGGTGCTTCGCTCGGTGTCGCCGGCGCCTACGTGCTCGGTGAGCGGCTGGCCCGAGCAGTCTCGATCAGTGACGCTTTCAGCGACTACGAACTCCTCCTGCGACCAGTCGTCACGGAAAAGCAGGACGTCGCCCGCCGGAGCGCCCGGTGGTTCCTCCCGGCGACCCCCTTTCAGCTCGTGGTCCGCAGGACTGTGCTCCGGCTGGCACGCCTTCCCCTGCTGGACCGGTACGTGGCGACCGTGCTCGCCGGGAAGCCCACTGCGCTGGTCGCCGACCTTCGCCGCGCGGCCGCCGGAGCAGCACGGTGA
- a CDS encoding DUF4232 domain-containing protein has protein sequence MKLAPGQTAAADIQFVNVHNHDAAGCRPTSVRGLDTGKPPSGTTPVGHDMNGQQFPGATIVARATG, from the coding sequence GTGAAGCTCGCGCCGGGACAGACCGCCGCCGCCGACATCCAGTTCGTGAACGTGCACAACCACGACGCCGCCGGCTGCCGGCCGACTTCGGTGCGCGGCCTAGACACGGGCAAGCCGCCCTCCGGCACGACGCCGGTCGGCCATGACATGAACGGACAACAGTTTCCCGGAGCAACGATTGTTGCGCGCGCGACGGGGTAG
- a CDS encoding DUF4396 domain-containing protein: protein MVPTWLLFLSWIAIAAAVLCAAWLVFDIYGRDYRPPMAIMGVVWPVTALYFGPIAIWAYLRWGRPKSDRWQREHGREPADPPCWVPAALGTSHCGAGCTLGDIIAEFGVFLLGVKLAGSTLLAEYVGDFVLALLLGVVFQYLAIAPMRGLGFREGIVQAAKADVLSLTSFEIGLFGWMALMSFVFFPEPHLHPDHVTYWFLMQIGMVIGFLTSYPVNVWLIRKGIKERM, encoded by the coding sequence ATGGTACCGACCTGGCTGCTTTTCCTGTCCTGGATCGCGATCGCCGCGGCTGTCCTTTGTGCCGCGTGGCTGGTCTTCGACATCTACGGGCGTGACTACCGGCCGCCCATGGCGATCATGGGCGTCGTCTGGCCGGTCACCGCGCTGTACTTCGGGCCGATCGCGATCTGGGCCTACCTTCGCTGGGGACGGCCGAAATCCGATCGATGGCAGCGTGAACACGGGCGCGAACCGGCCGATCCGCCTTGCTGGGTCCCGGCCGCCCTGGGTACCTCACACTGTGGTGCCGGGTGCACGCTGGGCGACATCATCGCCGAGTTCGGCGTGTTCCTGCTGGGAGTGAAGCTGGCCGGGAGTACCCTCCTGGCCGAATACGTCGGCGACTTCGTGCTCGCTTTGCTTCTCGGCGTCGTCTTCCAGTACCTGGCCATCGCGCCGATGCGCGGTCTCGGCTTTCGAGAAGGTATCGTCCAGGCGGCCAAGGCGGACGTGCTCTCCTTGACCAGCTTCGAGATCGGGCTCTTCGGCTGGATGGCGTTGATGTCGTTCGTCTTCTTTCCCGAGCCGCACCTCCACCCCGATCACGTCACGTACTGGTTCCTCATGCAGATCGGCATGGTGATCGGGTTCCTGACCTCCTACCCGGTCAACGTGTGGCTGATCCGCAAGGGCATCAAGGAACGGATGTGA
- a CDS encoding response regulator transcription factor: MKVPTRVLLVEDDAMISEALSLALTDEDFDVLAAATGEDGLDLLESTSVDVVLLDLMLPGIDGLTVCRRVREHGDLPIIVITARTDTHDVIAGLEAGADDYVTKPLVAGELAARIRALLRRTASARPARFSVGRLEIRPDEEAVHRDGVPVHLTRTEFRLLTELAAAEGKVVTREQLLQRVWGHDYFGDTRLLDVHIRRLRRKVEPDPDAPSLVLTVRGSGYRIAPEP, from the coding sequence TTGAAGGTGCCGACGCGTGTTCTGCTCGTCGAGGACGACGCCATGATCAGCGAGGCGTTGAGCCTCGCGCTGACCGACGAGGACTTCGACGTCCTCGCCGCCGCCACCGGCGAGGACGGCCTGGACCTGCTGGAATCCACCTCCGTCGACGTGGTGCTGCTCGACCTCATGCTGCCGGGCATCGACGGGCTCACCGTCTGCCGGAGAGTGCGCGAGCACGGCGACCTGCCCATCATCGTCATCACCGCCCGCACCGACACCCACGACGTCATCGCCGGCCTCGAAGCCGGCGCCGACGACTACGTCACCAAACCACTGGTGGCGGGCGAGCTCGCGGCCCGGATCCGCGCCCTGCTCCGCCGGACGGCGTCGGCACGTCCGGCCCGGTTCAGCGTCGGCAGGCTCGAGATCCGGCCCGACGAGGAAGCCGTCCACCGCGACGGCGTCCCCGTGCACCTCACGCGCACCGAATTCCGCCTGCTGACCGAACTCGCCGCGGCCGAAGGCAAGGTCGTCACCCGCGAGCAGTTGCTGCAGCGCGTGTGGGGACACGACTACTTCGGGGACACGCGGCTGCTCGACGTCCACATCAGACGGCTGCGCCGCAAGGTCGAACCCGATCCCGACGCACCCAGCCTCGTGTTGACCGTGCGCGGCAGCGGCTACCGCATCGCTCCCGAGCCATGA
- a CDS encoding TetR/AcrR family transcriptional regulator produces the protein MTSPAAARGEAVRRRLVAAAVELIPERGWTAVSTRVLAERAGVTPSVVHYHFPSVQAVLVEAVLSAMRAVAGEFEPLVAAVGSAGELVDAMVAAVEQYTGADPTSLLFVEAYLAATRDAGLQAGMAQVLADLRAVISDRLRQLGVARPEDTAAVLAAAVDGLLLHRAIGPQVAPNVAGVLRRLV, from the coding sequence ATGACGTCTCCGGCTGCTGCTCGCGGTGAAGCCGTTCGGCGCCGCCTGGTCGCGGCGGCGGTCGAGCTGATCCCGGAGCGGGGATGGACCGCCGTGAGCACCCGCGTGCTGGCCGAGCGGGCCGGTGTCACGCCCAGCGTCGTCCACTACCACTTCCCGTCAGTGCAGGCCGTTCTGGTGGAAGCCGTGCTGAGCGCGATGCGGGCGGTGGCGGGGGAGTTCGAGCCGCTGGTCGCCGCGGTCGGCAGCGCCGGGGAACTGGTCGACGCGATGGTCGCGGCGGTGGAGCAGTACACCGGCGCCGACCCGACGTCACTGCTGTTCGTCGAGGCTTACCTGGCGGCGACGCGGGACGCCGGGCTGCAGGCCGGGATGGCCCAGGTGCTCGCCGACCTTCGCGCGGTGATCAGCGACCGCTTGCGGCAACTGGGCGTTGCCCGACCCGAAGACACGGCGGCGGTGCTCGCCGCCGCAGTCGACGGACTGCTTCTGCATCGCGCGATCGGCCCCCAGGTGGCACCGAACGTGGCCGGGGTGCTGCGGCGGCTCGTCTGA
- a CDS encoding ubiquinol-cytochrome c reductase iron-sulfur subunit gives MSDEEGWGRRRAILRDAAEMDGVRLDTYADRWPVPGTRAERRARNRTLAWFGLAVLGALCFVAVYLFWPWRYVPPLGHDATGYHLYTPLLGATFGLALLGLSFGIGTYAHKFLPKEHAIQERHDEPSSQADQDATAAILHDARDSAGLTRRSWMARALGAGAGAVGLGAGIGAVGSFVKDPWDQPSSPQSLWHTAWASPTGEAVYLRRVTGKPDEVQLVRPEELAPGAVMVCVPFRESERDDPDKLHDALRRADSPVNLVRLVPGTPVTPRSGQESFNWQDFYAYSRICTHLGCPVGMDLAEEDRLMCPCHSSQFDLHAGARPIFGPAVRPLPQLPITVDETGNFRARGDFTEPIGPSFWELG, from the coding sequence GTGAGTGACGAAGAGGGCTGGGGCCGCCGCCGGGCGATCCTCCGCGACGCGGCCGAGATGGACGGCGTCCGGCTGGATACTTACGCCGATCGCTGGCCGGTCCCGGGCACCCGCGCGGAGCGGCGGGCCCGGAACCGGACCCTTGCCTGGTTCGGGTTGGCCGTCCTCGGCGCGCTGTGCTTCGTCGCGGTCTACCTTTTCTGGCCGTGGCGCTACGTACCGCCGCTCGGGCACGACGCGACGGGTTACCACCTCTACACGCCGCTGCTGGGTGCCACCTTCGGCCTGGCGCTGCTCGGACTCAGCTTCGGCATCGGCACCTACGCCCACAAGTTCCTGCCGAAGGAGCACGCGATCCAGGAACGGCACGACGAGCCGTCGTCACAAGCCGACCAGGACGCGACCGCGGCCATCCTGCACGACGCCCGCGACAGCGCCGGGCTGACCCGGCGCTCCTGGATGGCCCGGGCCCTCGGCGCCGGTGCCGGAGCGGTCGGCCTCGGCGCGGGCATCGGGGCGGTCGGTTCCTTCGTCAAGGACCCCTGGGACCAGCCGTCGAGCCCGCAGTCGCTGTGGCACACCGCGTGGGCGTCCCCGACCGGCGAGGCTGTGTACCTGCGGCGGGTCACCGGCAAGCCCGACGAAGTCCAGCTCGTCCGCCCGGAAGAGCTCGCGCCCGGAGCCGTCATGGTCTGCGTGCCCTTCCGCGAGTCCGAACGCGACGACCCCGACAAACTGCACGACGCACTGCGGCGTGCCGACAGCCCCGTCAACCTCGTCCGGCTCGTCCCCGGCACCCCGGTGACCCCACGGTCCGGTCAGGAGAGCTTCAACTGGCAGGACTTCTACGCCTACTCACGAATCTGCACCCACCTCGGCTGCCCGGTCGGCATGGACCTGGCCGAAGAGGACCGCCTGATGTGCCCCTGCCACAGCTCGCAGTTCGACCTGCACGCCGGCGCCCGCCCGATATTCGGGCCCGCCGTCCGGCCGCTGCCGCAACTGCCGATCACCGTCGACGAAACCGGCAATTTCCGGGCACGCGGCGACTTCACCGAACCGATCGGGCCCTCGTTCTGGGAGCTGGGCTGA